Within Plasmodium cynomolgi strain B DNA, scaffold: 1495, whole genome shotgun sequence, the genomic segment CTGTAGCTATTGATGTTcctataattatatttgtagGTATATCGAAATTATATTCGCCCTCTCCttgttcattatttttcaatgaagaaatatttacTTCAGCATTTTCAGATTTACTTAATGATGgtaactttttcttttcccagtCTTCTAATTTgggattttttaaatcaatatcatcatatttttttttgaaggcaTAAAGtgctttacaaaaatgtttcGATGgtttaacacattttttttcaagttccTTGTATTTATCAGCACAATTATTAGCGTACTTCATAAAGGATTCTTCATTTGGTATATCGgttttgattattttattcatttctttataGTTACTGTATAAATGATATAGCACATCCatattttctacatcatCATCTTCAATATAATACGTATAATCCCTTAATTTACGCAATAATGTGTTTTCTCTATCCACAGATATCATATGTTGAAGAAGTTCTTTTGGACAAATATTAGAATAACTCATATGTATTTCATGATTTAACCAATAGTTTAAGTATTCCCCATCTGCCTTTTTAATATAAGAATTATGATCGGACGTctcatttaaaatgttataaattaaatatttaaatttttataaatgtgaGTTAGGATATATTCCCTTCCATCATATGTTATTTCCTTGAATACACATTTATCGCTATATTGATCACAGTTATTACCATTGATGCAAATGTTTCCATACTTCAGGTATTTATCAATGTGTTCATAGAAGCTatactaaaaatataaaaagaaattaacacataataatatgtgcaaaattatttttattaaaattatttctcttttatgCAATTGATAGGAACattcttataataat encodes:
- a CDS encoding hypothetical protein (putative), with the protein product MSYSNICPKELLQHMISVDRENTLLRKLRDYTYYIEDDDVENMDVLYHLYSNYKEMNKIIKTDIPNEESFMKYANNCADKYKELEKKCVKPSKHFCKALYAFKKKYDDIDLKNPKLEDWEKKKLPSLSKSENAE